The Eublepharis macularius isolate TG4126 chromosome 11, MPM_Emac_v1.0, whole genome shotgun sequence genome includes a region encoding these proteins:
- the LOC129337251 gene encoding uncharacterized protein LOC129337251, whose amino-acid sequence MAALKPTSGRGVSWREKETLDLIEFWGEEKVQEALLLCHRNIDVFERISEQMVARGHARTALECRTKTKALRQEYKRVAAHNGRSGNAPATCPFYAQLARIFRGDASIRPQRVARSLNLQSVSNADPMGEDRSNHGVPAPWEGSEELFTHPMVTLHLQAVPASTPNDSGSSTEQETSIGEAPPMDMTDPEDENAADDPDLTQIEEFPEVTGQGAEDPQGDLNNPPAVEQPQVPTAQLSPATRLEKARTRTRRVSVLTNVAERMLSQAQREEQNNRKERGEILEATSHWRAAMESETRWHEDIIREAREDRRAFIEAQSQNMEGLNRAVGALSSLTELFVREQRAGPVAETSQNANSKTRDNDHEKAPLRKRARIIKKRERYDPSL is encoded by the exons ATGGCTGCACTAAAAccaaccagtgggagaggggtctcctggagggagaaggagacatTGGACCTCATTGAattttggggtgaggagaaggtgCAAGAGGCACTATTGCTCTGTCACAGGAACATTGATGTTTTCGAGCGCATCTCAGAGCAGATGGTGGCGAGAGGCCATGCAAGAACCGCACTCGAATGCCGGACAAAAACAAAAGCTTTGAGACAGGAGTACAAGAGGGTCGCGGCACACAATGGAAGATCGGGAAATGCCCCTGCAACATGCCCTTTCTATGCACAGCTTGCAAGAATTTTCAGAGGGGATGCAAGCATACGGCCACAAAGGGTGGCAAGAAGTCTTAACCTGCAGTCGGTGAGCAATGCCGACCCCATGGGGGAAGATCGGTCGAACCATGGCGTTCCCGCTCCATGGGAGGGATCAGAGGAACTATTCACACATCCAATGGTCACTCTACATCTTCAGGCGGTCCCCGCTTCCACTCCCAATGATTCAG GTTCTTCCACAGAACAAGAAACATCAATCGGAGAAGCCCCCCCAATGGACATGACCGATCCAGAGGATGAAAATGCCGCAGACG ATCCAGATTTAACTCAGATAGAGGAGTTCCCGGAGGTGACAGGACAGGGTGCAGAGGATCCGCAAG GAGATCTGAACAATCCACCAGCAGTGGAACAACCGCAGGTCCCCACGGCACAACTGTCTCCTGCTACACGCTTAGAAAAGGCGCGCACCAGAACCAGGCGCGTCTCTGTCCTCACCAACGTTGCAGAGAGAATGCTATCTCAGGCACAGAGGGAGGaacaaaacaacagaaaggaACGTGGAGAAATTCTGGAGGCAACCAGCCATTGGCGTGCAGCCATGGAATCAGAGACAAGATGGCACGAGGACATTATCAGGGAGGCAAGAGAGGATCGTAGGGCTTTTATTGAGGCACAGTCACAAAATATGGAGGGGCTTAATAGGGCTGTCGGTGCCCTCAGCTCCTTGACTGAACTCTTTgtcagggagcaaagagcaggcccGGTTGCAGAAACttcccaaaatgccaacagcaaaacaCGCGATAACGATCATGAGAAGGCACCACTAAGAAAAAGGGCTCGGatcattaaaaagagagaaagatatgATCCATCCCTCTGA